One window from the genome of Cardiocondyla obscurior isolate alpha-2009 linkage group LG04, Cobs3.1, whole genome shotgun sequence encodes:
- the LOC139102045 gene encoding UPF0598 protein CG30010 isoform X2, with product MQLTFKVNLLSLECESTFTILTIKLFLDDVRIRNFTSCFKDKKFLAFFFKRLRKNNTGRYMNDFPFLSICGVERNFVRCDDLPLVFTKVIQKLNEETAVEEDWFSYAHADDLLMVPFEPQRLFMNVKTGRVYHPAPEKSGGIGLVRSNLAIEFSASFNFKNGERNPPTHFAWRDKLYQLDTEWYRDKVS from the exons atgcaacTTACATTCAAGGTCAATCTCCTGAGCCTCGAGTGCGAGAGTACTTTTACTATATTGACCATCAAG ttGTTCCTCGATGATGTTCGCATAAGGAACTTTACTTCTTGTTTTAAAG ataagaaatttttggcattttttttcaaacgtcTAAGGAAAAACAATACCGGACGTTACATGAACGATTTTCCATTCTTATCAATCTGTGGGgtggaaagaaattttgtgAGATGTGACGACTTGCCACTGGTTTTTACAAAGGTAATTCAGAAACTCAACGAAGAAACTGCAGTAGAAGAGGATTGGTTCAGTTACGCACATGCCGATGACTTGTTAATg GTGCCGTTTGAACCGCAAAGATTATTTATGAACGTGAAAACGGGAAGAGTATATCACCCTGCACCAGAAAAATCAGGTGGAATTGGTCTGGTGAGGTCTAATTTGGCTATTGAATTCAGTGCTtcatttaactttaaaaacgGTGAAAGAAATCCTCCGACACATTTTGCATGGAGAGACAAATTGTATCAGCTCGATACAGAATGGTATAGGGATAAAGTGTCATAA
- the LOC139102045 gene encoding UPF0598 protein CG30010 isoform X1 — MTSILRMNTVFVVCKRFPLLGIFKKNYATYIQGQSPEPRVREYFYYIDHQGMLFLDDVRIRNFTSCFKDKKFLAFFFKRLRKNNTGRYMNDFPFLSICGVERNFVRCDDLPLVFTKVIQKLNEETAVEEDWFSYAHADDLLMVPFEPQRLFMNVKTGRVYHPAPEKSGGIGLVRSNLAIEFSASFNFKNGERNPPTHFAWRDKLYQLDTEWYRDKVS, encoded by the exons ATGACATCCATACTTCGTATGAACACTGTTTTTGTAGTATGCAAAAGATTCCCTTTACTCGggattttcaagaaaaattatgcaacTTACATTCAAGGTCAATCTCCTGAGCCTCGAGTGCGAGAGTACTTTTACTATATTGACCATCAAGGCATG ttGTTCCTCGATGATGTTCGCATAAGGAACTTTACTTCTTGTTTTAAAG ataagaaatttttggcattttttttcaaacgtcTAAGGAAAAACAATACCGGACGTTACATGAACGATTTTCCATTCTTATCAATCTGTGGGgtggaaagaaattttgtgAGATGTGACGACTTGCCACTGGTTTTTACAAAGGTAATTCAGAAACTCAACGAAGAAACTGCAGTAGAAGAGGATTGGTTCAGTTACGCACATGCCGATGACTTGTTAATg GTGCCGTTTGAACCGCAAAGATTATTTATGAACGTGAAAACGGGAAGAGTATATCACCCTGCACCAGAAAAATCAGGTGGAATTGGTCTGGTGAGGTCTAATTTGGCTATTGAATTCAGTGCTtcatttaactttaaaaacgGTGAAAGAAATCCTCCGACACATTTTGCATGGAGAGACAAATTGTATCAGCTCGATACAGAATGGTATAGGGATAAAGTGTCATAA